One Candidatus Devosia phytovorans genomic window carries:
- a CDS encoding cytochrome c biogenesis CcdA family protein codes for MLVTIGFAFLAGVITVLSPCVLPLLPVILGSATQEGRARPIGLIIGFVGSFTAATLALSYLVRSLGVSPDLNRILAGSVLILLGLILAIPFLHRGFENLAGNLANKLPVPQNQSGFGGGLAIGAGLGLAWSPCVGPIMASVITLALNQQVDSGAIAVTLAFSLGTALPMAAIMLGGRQLARRLSWFQSNAGRIQQVLGAILVLTGLAIFLGWDRQIQILLLTWFPGWEQALIGWEPKPAL; via the coding sequence ATGCTCGTCACCATCGGCTTTGCCTTCCTCGCCGGCGTTATCACGGTGCTGTCGCCCTGCGTGCTGCCGCTGCTGCCGGTCATCCTCGGCTCGGCCACACAGGAAGGCCGCGCCCGGCCAATCGGCCTCATCATCGGCTTCGTCGGTTCCTTCACCGCCGCCACGCTGGCGCTGAGCTATCTGGTGCGTTCGCTCGGCGTCTCGCCCGACCTCAATCGCATTCTCGCCGGTTCGGTGCTGATCCTGCTCGGGCTGATCCTTGCCATTCCCTTCCTGCACCGCGGTTTTGAAAACCTCGCGGGCAATCTCGCTAACAAGCTCCCCGTGCCGCAGAACCAATCGGGCTTCGGTGGCGGGCTCGCCATCGGCGCCGGCCTCGGCCTCGCCTGGAGCCCCTGCGTCGGGCCGATCATGGCGTCGGTCATCACCCTGGCGCTCAACCAACAGGTCGATAGCGGCGCCATTGCCGTCACCCTCGCCTTCTCGCTGGGCACGGCCCTGCCCATGGCAGCCATCATGCTCGGTGGCCGGCAGCTGGCGCGACGCCTCAGCTGGTTTCAGTCCAATGCCGGTCGCATCCAGCAGGTTTTGGGTGCCATTCTCGTGCTGACGGGCCTCGCCATTTTCCTCGGCTGGGATCGGCAAATCCAGATCCTGCTGTTGACCTGGTTCCCCGGCTGGGAGCAGGCGCTGATCGGTTGGGAGCCGAAACCAGCACTCTGA
- the yjfF gene encoding sugar ABC transporter permease YjfF translates to MKRSLRPLAATAVIFIIAYGLSVFQFPGMLSTRVLGNFLTDNAFLGIAAVGMTFVIISGGIDLSVGAVIGFTGVLVAVLISWLGIHPLIAFVIALGVAALFGAAMGLTIHYLQVPSFIVTLAGMFLARGGASVITQDSVPINHEFYGLISDLIIRLPGGGRLSFIGLLMVFIFLVGALLAHRTRFGSYVYALGGNPTSASLMGVPVARTTVQIYMLSSVLAALSGIVFSLYTSAGYPLAAVGVELDAISAVVIGGTLLTGGYGFVLGTFVGVMLLGLVQTYIIFDGTLSSWWTKIVIGVLLFLFIVLQRIIFAASAPREDQPEKV, encoded by the coding sequence ATGAAACGATCCCTTCGCCCGCTGGCCGCGACCGCCGTCATTTTCATCATCGCCTATGGCCTCAGCGTCTTCCAGTTTCCCGGCATGCTGTCGACCCGCGTGCTCGGTAACTTCCTGACCGACAACGCTTTTCTCGGCATCGCCGCCGTGGGCATGACCTTCGTCATCATCTCGGGTGGCATCGACTTGTCGGTGGGCGCCGTGATCGGTTTCACCGGCGTGCTCGTCGCGGTGCTAATCAGCTGGCTCGGCATCCATCCCCTCATCGCCTTCGTGATCGCGCTTGGGGTCGCCGCCCTGTTCGGCGCGGCCATGGGGCTGACCATCCACTATCTGCAGGTGCCCAGCTTCATCGTGACGTTGGCCGGCATGTTCCTCGCCCGCGGTGGCGCTTCGGTCATCACCCAGGATTCCGTGCCGATCAACCACGAGTTCTACGGGCTGATCTCCGACCTGATCATCCGCCTGCCGGGCGGAGGCCGGTTGAGTTTCATCGGCCTGTTGATGGTCTTTATCTTCCTCGTCGGCGCGCTCTTGGCGCATCGGACGCGGTTCGGCTCCTATGTCTATGCCCTGGGCGGCAATCCGACCTCGGCCTCGCTGATGGGCGTGCCGGTGGCGCGGACGACGGTGCAGATCTATATGCTGTCGAGCGTCTTGGCGGCCCTGTCGGGAATCGTCTTTTCGCTATATACATCAGCGGGCTATCCGCTGGCGGCGGTGGGCGTGGAGCTCGACGCCATCAGCGCGGTGGTGATCGGCGGCACGCTGCTCACCGGCGGCTATGGCTTCGTGCTCGGCACTTTCGTCGGCGTCATGCTGCTGGGCCTTGTCCAGACCTACATCATCTTCGATGGCACGCTGTCGAGCTGGTGGACCAAGATCGTGATCGGCGTGTTGCTGTTTTTGTTTATCGTGTTGCAGCGCATCATTTTTGCGGCGTCTGCACCCCGGGAAGACCAGCCCGAGAAAGTCTAG
- a CDS encoding FadR/GntR family transcriptional regulator yields MIEAGSLIRSLSGRPAARNFHNFVINEIGLGIVTGKFPVGSILASDAAMMESYGVSRTVLREALKTLEAKGLVEARPKVGTRVSPMSRWSFFDPQVLSWHFYARPDRHFYESLFDMRRALEPRAAFLAAQRRTAENIRVMKYWLHQMDSAGGDLENHGIAALEIHRTLAETSGNVLMRSVTGVVELTLALALRQSAGAGDYLADTLGKLTTLVAAVGERDASAARSVVEQVIDLDEAATMLAIKP; encoded by the coding sequence ATGATCGAAGCAGGCAGCCTTATTCGCTCGCTATCCGGGCGACCGGCTGCACGGAATTTCCATAACTTCGTCATCAATGAAATCGGGCTGGGCATTGTCACCGGCAAGTTTCCGGTCGGTTCCATTCTGGCCAGCGATGCGGCGATGATGGAGAGCTATGGCGTGTCGCGGACCGTCCTACGCGAGGCCTTGAAAACTTTGGAGGCCAAGGGCTTGGTGGAAGCGCGGCCCAAGGTCGGGACCCGTGTATCGCCGATGAGCCGCTGGAGTTTCTTTGATCCGCAGGTGCTGTCCTGGCATTTCTATGCCAGGCCGGATCGGCATTTCTACGAGAGTCTGTTCGACATGCGCCGGGCGCTCGAGCCAAGGGCGGCGTTCCTCGCGGCGCAGCGGCGCACGGCAGAGAATATCCGCGTCATGAAATACTGGCTGCATCAGATGGATAGCGCCGGTGGCGATCTCGAAAACCACGGTATTGCGGCGCTCGAAATTCATCGAACCCTGGCGGAAACCTCGGGCAATGTGCTGATGCGCAGCGTGACCGGCGTGGTGGAACTGACGCTGGCTTTGGCGCTGCGCCAAAGCGCAGGGGCAGGGGACTATCTGGCTGACACGCTTGGCAAATTGACCACTCTGGTGGCCGCCGTCGGCGAGCGGGATGCCTCGGCTGCAAGGAGCGTAGTCGAACAGGTCATCGATCTGGACGAGGCGGCGACCATGCTGGCCATCAAGCCGTAA
- a CDS encoding diguanylate cyclase, which translates to MTSPWQMLAGNLAVVALVVLCWGHARFWLRGVHGVARSALFGTTMGLGAVASMLMGAEIGAGYYIDLRYSLVAVSAFFGGPLSAFITTTIAMAWRMEMGGTGQMVGLVLIALATLLGLGARALFRRNGPSVFAVLCLSGAVTMLVAAPIFLVSHEHMAHAFINYFAPMAVLNQVATTLAGLVVLQARRLAAERDLMAAAMAQSPDYSYVKDRHGRFAVVNRAVAGFNGFGSEKEMIGKTDFDLTEPERAKSLFDTEQRIMAKGVPKLDFVENLEDNLGRMRWFTTSKIPLKNESGEMIGLAGVTRDITDERQLRQDLIDSRNMLSFAMSEMSDGLAMFDSEGRIEFCNEQYRAAFPYTGELRRAGTHMRDILKAVVASGEQISAPKKSAEKWIERVVANLHRESEEEVNLFDGRWLQVRTRPTSEGKTLVVVTDVTRIKQAEMALHTATDQLKHLVRTDGLTGLLNRRAFDAAMDAEIARSARAGTAMSLLLIDVDHFKAYNDEYGHPSGDASLKLVADNLQKSLKRSADLAVRYGGEEFAAILPETDEDGAYLVAESFRKSLAMARVPHRGTDRGILTASVGVATYMPDNLHRSTVELIQVADEALYSAKAAGRDRVYGTRVRAKQAKYAHE; encoded by the coding sequence GTGACTTCACCCTGGCAGATGCTCGCCGGCAACCTTGCCGTCGTTGCGCTTGTGGTGCTCTGCTGGGGGCATGCCCGCTTCTGGCTCCGCGGCGTGCACGGCGTGGCGCGCAGCGCCCTGTTCGGTACCACCATGGGTCTGGGCGCCGTCGCTTCCATGCTGATGGGCGCCGAAATCGGAGCGGGCTATTATATCGACCTGCGCTATTCGCTGGTCGCTGTGTCCGCCTTTTTCGGCGGTCCTCTCTCTGCCTTCATCACCACGACCATCGCCATGGCCTGGCGCATGGAAATGGGCGGCACCGGACAGATGGTCGGTCTCGTCCTGATTGCTCTGGCCACCCTTTTGGGTCTGGGCGCACGCGCCCTGTTCCGGCGCAATGGTCCGTCTGTGTTCGCGGTGTTGTGCCTCAGCGGCGCCGTGACCATGCTGGTCGCCGCGCCGATCTTCCTCGTGTCGCATGAGCACATGGCCCATGCCTTCATCAATTATTTCGCGCCCATGGCCGTGCTGAACCAAGTGGCAACGACGCTGGCCGGGCTCGTCGTGTTACAGGCCCGACGGCTGGCGGCCGAGCGCGACCTGATGGCTGCGGCGATGGCGCAGTCGCCGGATTATTCCTACGTCAAGGACCGGCATGGTCGCTTTGCCGTGGTCAATCGCGCGGTCGCGGGCTTCAACGGCTTTGGCAGCGAGAAGGAGATGATCGGCAAGACCGATTTCGACCTGACCGAGCCCGAGCGCGCCAAATCCCTGTTCGATACCGAGCAGCGCATCATGGCCAAGGGTGTGCCAAAGCTCGATTTCGTCGAGAACCTCGAGGACAATCTGGGGCGGATGCGCTGGTTCACCACCTCCAAGATTCCGCTCAAGAACGAGAGCGGCGAAATGATCGGGCTGGCCGGGGTCACCCGCGACATCACCGATGAGCGCCAGCTGCGGCAGGACCTGATCGACAGCCGAAACATGCTGTCCTTTGCCATGTCCGAAATGTCGGATGGCCTTGCCATGTTCGACAGCGAGGGCCGGATTGAATTCTGCAACGAGCAGTATCGCGCGGCCTTCCCCTATACCGGCGAGCTGCGCCGGGCAGGCACGCATATGCGCGATATCCTCAAGGCCGTCGTCGCCAGTGGCGAGCAGATCAGCGCGCCCAAGAAATCTGCCGAAAAGTGGATCGAGCGCGTGGTCGCCAATCTGCATCGCGAGAGCGAGGAAGAGGTCAATCTGTTCGACGGGCGCTGGCTGCAGGTGCGGACGCGACCAACCAGCGAGGGCAAGACCCTGGTCGTGGTGACCGATGTCACCCGCATCAAGCAGGCCGAAATGGCGCTGCATACCGCCACCGACCAGCTGAAGCATCTGGTGCGCACCGACGGGCTGACTGGCCTGCTCAATCGCCGGGCCTTCGACGCCGCCATGGATGCCGAAATCGCCCGTTCGGCGCGCGCCGGCACGGCGATGAGCCTGCTGTTGATCGATGTCGATCACTTCAAGGCCTATAACGACGAATATGGCCACCCATCGGGCGATGCCAGCCTCAAGCTCGTGGCCGATAACCTGCAGAAATCGCTCAAGCGTTCGGCCGATCTTGCGGTGCGCTATGGCGGCGAGGAGTTTGCCGCCATCCTGCCCGAAACGGACGAGGATGGCGCCTATCTGGTGGCCGAGAGCTTCCGCAAGTCGCTGGCCATGGCGCGCGTACCCCATCGTGGCACCGATCGCGGCATCCTGACCGCCAGCGTGGGCGTTGCTACCTATATGCCGGACAATCTGCATCGCAGCACGGTGGAGCTGATCCAGGTCGCCGACGAAGCGCTCTACAGCGCCAAGGCGGCCGGCCGCGACCGTGTCTATGGCACGCGCGTCCGGGCCAAGCAGGCCAAATACGCCCACGAATAG
- a CDS encoding siderophore-interacting protein: protein MIYSTLPVGRDWTASGHRAATGLAGEERMPPMFHEATVLSRQQLTPGMLRLTFGGEGLGEFRTTGIGDEYLRLFFPNEKTGKLHLPVITEEGRWTYPDGQDAIRCSTYTVRRFRADPVEIDIDFVIHEGGLACTWAVGCKVGDKVTLNRPRGLYKPPADTSWQLLICDATGLPALARILEQTPRHIESRVFVEVGRAEDEQQLPHHPGAKVTWLHKSGNGVAPSRMGEVVRAVPLPAAPGYIWVAGEQKVVRSIRKFVRQDLRLPAERYELVGYWTHNGEDWEAKWAALDPAIKATIEAGWESGRDREELIDEYHATLEQHGL from the coding sequence ATGATATATAGCACGCTGCCGGTGGGGCGGGACTGGACGGCGTCCGGTCATCGCGCCGCGACTGGTCTGGCCGGCGAAGAGAGAATGCCCCCGATGTTCCACGAAGCAACCGTGTTGTCGCGTCAGCAGCTGACCCCCGGCATGCTCCGCCTGACCTTTGGCGGCGAGGGGCTTGGCGAATTCCGCACCACGGGCATCGGCGATGAATATCTGCGCCTGTTCTTCCCCAATGAGAAAACCGGCAAGCTGCATCTGCCGGTGATCACCGAGGAGGGGCGCTGGACCTATCCTGACGGACAGGATGCGATCCGCTGCTCGACCTATACGGTGCGTCGCTTTCGCGCCGATCCAGTCGAGATCGACATCGACTTCGTCATTCACGAGGGTGGGCTGGCCTGCACCTGGGCCGTCGGCTGCAAGGTGGGCGACAAGGTAACTCTCAACCGGCCGCGCGGCCTCTACAAGCCGCCAGCCGATACCAGCTGGCAACTGCTGATCTGCGATGCGACCGGCCTGCCGGCGCTGGCGCGGATTCTCGAGCAGACGCCGAGACATATCGAGTCCCGCGTCTTTGTCGAAGTGGGGCGGGCCGAAGATGAGCAGCAATTGCCCCATCATCCCGGCGCCAAGGTGACCTGGCTGCACAAGAGCGGCAATGGCGTGGCGCCCAGCCGCATGGGTGAAGTGGTGCGCGCCGTGCCGCTTCCAGCCGCGCCGGGCTATATCTGGGTCGCCGGGGAGCAGAAGGTGGTGCGCTCCATCAGAAAGTTTGTCCGCCAGGATCTGCGCCTGCCGGCCGAGCGCTATGAGCTGGTCGGCTACTGGACCCACAATGGCGAAGACTGGGAAGCCAAATGGGCCGCGCTCGACCCCGCCATCAAGGCGACGATCGAAGCCGGATGGGAATCCGGGCGCGACCGCGAAGAGCTGATCGACGAATATCACGCCACGCTGGAACAGCACGGACTATAG
- a CDS encoding ABC transporter permease, producing the protein MKRLHLERLANPQLLALAAVLLINWALFPNFFRITWQDGRLFGSMIDVLNRGAPVAILAIGMTGVIATKGVDLSVGAIMAVCGAVAATMVVAGYPTPIAVIAALSVGLVCGLWNGFLVAVLDIQPIIATLVLMVAGRGIAQLITEGYIVTFNDPALIFIGTGSFLGFPMAAVTALVLMLLVTLVVKRTAIGLFIQAIGVNRAAASLAGIHSRMLLMLVYALSGFCAAIAGIVVAADIRGADANNSGLWLELDAILAVVIGGTSLLGGRFSIPLAVVGALIIQAMNTGILVSGFRPEFNLIVKAGMIILILMLQSPLVGTAFDFFKRSPRQAKPK; encoded by the coding sequence ATGAAACGGCTCCATCTCGAACGCCTGGCCAATCCGCAATTGCTGGCGCTGGCCGCCGTGCTGCTGATCAACTGGGCACTGTTTCCCAATTTCTTCCGCATCACCTGGCAGGACGGTCGCCTGTTCGGCTCGATGATCGACGTGCTCAATCGCGGCGCACCCGTGGCGATCCTCGCAATCGGCATGACCGGCGTCATCGCCACCAAGGGCGTGGATCTATCCGTGGGCGCCATCATGGCGGTCTGCGGCGCGGTGGCCGCGACCATGGTCGTTGCGGGCTATCCGACCCCGATTGCCGTCATCGCGGCGCTGTCGGTCGGCTTGGTCTGCGGCTTGTGGAATGGCTTTCTCGTCGCCGTGCTCGATATCCAGCCGATCATCGCCACGCTGGTGCTGATGGTGGCCGGCCGCGGCATCGCCCAGCTCATCACCGAGGGTTATATCGTCACTTTCAACGATCCGGCGCTGATCTTTATCGGCACCGGCTCCTTCCTTGGTTTCCCCATGGCGGCGGTCACCGCGCTGGTGCTGATGCTTTTGGTGACGCTGGTGGTCAAGCGCACGGCCATTGGACTTTTCATCCAGGCCATCGGCGTCAATCGCGCCGCGGCTTCACTGGCCGGCATCCATAGCCGCATGCTGCTGATGCTGGTCTATGCGCTGTCGGGCTTCTGCGCTGCGATCGCCGGCATCGTCGTTGCTGCCGACATCCGGGGTGCAGACGCCAACAATTCCGGGCTCTGGCTCGAGCTCGATGCCATTCTTGCGGTCGTCATTGGCGGCACGTCCTTGCTTGGCGGGCGCTTCTCGATTCCCTTGGCGGTGGTTGGCGCGCTGATCATTCAGGCCATGAACACCGGCATCCTAGTCTCCGGCTTCCGGCCCGAGTTCAACCTTATCGTCAAGGCCGGCATGATCATCCTGATCCTCATGCTGCAATCGCCGCTGGTCGGCACCGCCTTCGACTTTTTCAAGCGCAGTCCCCGTCAGGCGAAACCCAAATGA
- a CDS encoding ABC-F family ATP-binding cassette domain-containing protein, producing MIRLESIGKQNGKQIVFIDASAVLQKGEKIGLVGPNGAGKTTLFRMITGQEQPDEGQVTMERGVSIGYFSQDVGEMSGRSVVAEVMDGAGPVSALIAEMRALETDMGDPDKADDMDAIIERYGEVQHQFEELDGYSLDGRAREVLDGLGFSQEMMDGDVGKLSGGWKMRVALARILLLRPDALLLDEPSNHLDLESLIWLEDFLQNYSGALFMTSHDREFMNRICNKIVEIDAGSLTTYSGNYEFYQQQRAVAEKNQQAQFERQQAMLAKELDFIARFKARASHAAQVQSRVKKLDKIDRVEPPKRRQTVDFEFRPAPRSGEDVALLKGVSKAYGARTIYSDLDFHVRRKERWCIMGVNGAGKSTLLKLVTGTADPDQGTVSRGPSVKMAYFAQHAMDVLDGDLTVFQQLESSFPQAGQAPLRALAGAFGFSGDEIEKKCRVLSGGEKARLVMAMMLFDPPNFLVLDEPTNHLDIATKEMLITALSAYEGTMLFVSHDRHFLAALSNRVLELTPDGVHVYGGGYTEYVESTGQEAPGLRS from the coding sequence ATGATACGTCTCGAGAGCATCGGTAAGCAGAACGGTAAGCAGATCGTCTTCATCGACGCGTCGGCCGTGCTGCAGAAGGGCGAGAAGATCGGCCTCGTGGGTCCCAACGGCGCAGGCAAGACGACTCTCTTCCGCATGATCACCGGCCAGGAACAGCCCGACGAAGGCCAGGTCACCATGGAGCGCGGCGTGTCCATCGGCTATTTCAGCCAGGATGTCGGCGAGATGAGCGGCCGCTCTGTCGTGGCGGAAGTCATGGATGGCGCCGGCCCCGTCTCGGCGCTGATCGCCGAAATGCGGGCGCTCGAAACCGACATGGGCGACCCCGACAAGGCCGATGACATGGACGCTATCATCGAGCGCTATGGCGAGGTGCAGCATCAGTTCGAGGAGCTGGACGGCTATTCTCTCGATGGCCGCGCCCGCGAAGTGCTCGACGGCCTGGGCTTTTCGCAGGAGATGATGGACGGCGATGTCGGCAAGCTCTCCGGCGGCTGGAAGATGCGCGTGGCGCTGGCCCGCATCCTGCTGCTGCGTCCCGATGCCCTTCTGCTCGACGAACCGAGCAACCATCTCGACCTCGAAAGCCTGATCTGGCTGGAAGATTTCCTGCAGAATTATTCCGGCGCGCTCTTCATGACATCGCATGACCGCGAATTCATGAACCGCATCTGCAACAAGATCGTCGAGATCGATGCGGGCTCGCTCACCACCTATTCGGGCAATTACGAATTCTACCAGCAGCAGCGCGCCGTTGCCGAAAAGAACCAGCAGGCGCAGTTCGAGCGCCAGCAGGCCATGCTGGCCAAGGAGCTCGATTTCATCGCCCGCTTCAAGGCGCGTGCATCGCATGCCGCGCAGGTGCAGAGCCGGGTGAAAAAGCTCGACAAGATCGACCGCGTCGAGCCGCCCAAGCGTCGTCAGACCGTCGATTTCGAATTCCGCCCTGCCCCACGTTCGGGCGAAGACGTCGCCCTGCTCAAGGGTGTCTCCAAGGCCTATGGCGCCAGGACCATCTATTCGGATCTGGACTTCCATGTCCGCCGCAAGGAGCGCTGGTGCATCATGGGCGTCAATGGCGCGGGCAAGTCGACCCTGCTGAAGCTCGTGACCGGCACGGCCGATCCTGACCAGGGCACGGTGTCGCGCGGCCCCTCGGTCAAGATGGCCTATTTCGCCCAGCATGCCATGGATGTGCTCGATGGCGACCTGACCGTGTTCCAGCAGCTCGAAAGCTCGTTCCCGCAGGCTGGCCAGGCGCCATTGCGCGCCCTCGCCGGGGCCTTCGGCTTTTCAGGCGACGAGATCGAGAAGAAGTGCCGCGTGCTGTCGGGCGGCGAAAAGGCGCGTCTTGTCATGGCGATGATGCTGTTCGATCCCCCGAATTTCTTGGTGCTTGACGAGCCGACCAACCATCTCGATATCGCCACCAAGGAAATGCTGATCACCGCGCTTAGCGCCTATGAAGGCACCATGCTCTTCGTCAGCCACGACCGTCATTTCCTTGCGGCGCTCAGCAATCGCGTGCTGGAGCTGACGCCGGATGGCGTGCATGTCTATGGCGGCGGCTACACAGAATATGTGGAGTCAACGGGCCAGGAAGCGCCGGGCCTCAGAAGCTGA
- a CDS encoding sugar ABC transporter ATP-binding protein: MADGEYVLEARGVMKIFGNHVALDNVDFGLRAGEVHALLGENGAGKSTLIKILTGAYQPDGGGIYVDGTEVSLDNPLHAQTFGIGTVYQEVNLLPNRSVAENLFLGHQPLRWGFVDFRKMEAEARVILARYDLHIDPSSELGTHSVAVQQIVAIARAVQLSGKVLILDEPTASLDRNEVDRLFEVVRGLKAQGLAIIFITHFLDQVFAISDRVTVLRNGKLIDTRPLDALSRTDVVRLMLGKDIAFSGATDVEPSETAGEVLLQFRSYGKKRSVQPFDLTIHKGEVVGVAGLLGSGRTEVARIMFGADPADQGTVAVNGQPSAIRKTTDAIKHGFGFCPEDRKAEGILGDLSVRENIVIALQGKLGWFKALNRDEQLEIAGRFGEAMDIRAASLDMPVKLLSGGNQQKVILSRWLATDPAFLILDEPTRGIDVGAHAEIVRTINRLRDEGMAMLVISSELDEVVAYSSRIVVMRDRQMVAELRGRNINPGVIVQAIANNPEEAVP, translated from the coding sequence ATGGCGGATGGCGAATACGTGCTCGAAGCGCGCGGCGTCATGAAGATTTTCGGCAATCATGTCGCGCTCGACAATGTCGACTTTGGCCTGCGGGCCGGCGAGGTGCATGCCCTGCTCGGCGAGAACGGGGCCGGAAAATCCACGCTGATCAAGATCCTGACGGGTGCCTACCAGCCTGACGGTGGCGGCATCTATGTGGATGGCACAGAGGTCTCGCTCGACAATCCGCTGCACGCCCAGACCTTCGGCATCGGTACGGTCTATCAGGAGGTCAATCTCCTGCCCAACCGCTCCGTCGCCGAGAACCTCTTCCTCGGCCACCAGCCGCTGCGCTGGGGCTTTGTCGATTTCCGCAAGATGGAGGCCGAGGCGCGGGTCATTCTCGCGCGCTATGACCTGCACATCGATCCATCCAGCGAACTCGGCACTCATTCGGTCGCCGTGCAGCAGATCGTTGCCATCGCCCGCGCCGTGCAGCTCTCGGGCAAGGTGCTCATTCTCGACGAGCCGACGGCAAGCCTTGACCGCAACGAAGTGGACCGCCTGTTCGAAGTGGTGCGCGGGCTCAAGGCACAGGGCCTTGCCATCATCTTCATCACCCATTTTCTCGACCAGGTCTTCGCCATTTCCGATCGCGTCACCGTGCTGCGCAATGGCAAGCTGATCGACACGCGTCCGCTCGATGCATTGAGCCGCACCGACGTGGTGCGCCTGATGCTGGGCAAGGACATTGCCTTTTCCGGCGCCACCGATGTGGAGCCCAGCGAGACGGCGGGCGAGGTGCTGCTGCAATTCAGGTCCTATGGCAAAAAGCGCAGCGTTCAGCCGTTCGACCTGACCATTCACAAGGGCGAGGTGGTCGGTGTAGCGGGCCTGCTCGGCTCCGGCCGTACCGAAGTCGCGCGCATCATGTTCGGCGCCGATCCGGCCGATCAGGGCACGGTTGCGGTCAATGGCCAGCCCAGCGCCATCCGCAAGACCACCGACGCCATCAAGCACGGCTTCGGCTTCTGCCCGGAGGACCGCAAGGCCGAGGGCATATTGGGTGACCTCTCGGTGCGCGAGAACATCGTGATTGCCCTGCAGGGCAAGCTCGGCTGGTTCAAGGCGCTCAATCGCGACGAACAGCTGGAAATCGCTGGCCGCTTCGGCGAGGCCATGGATATCCGCGCCGCCTCGCTTGACATGCCGGTCAAGCTTCTGTCCGGCGGCAACCAGCAGAAGGTCATCCTGTCGCGCTGGCTGGCCACCGACCCGGCCTTTCTTATTCTCGACGAACCGACCCGCGGCATCGATGTCGGCGCCCATGCCGAAATCGTCCGCACCATCAACCGCCTACGCGACGAGGGCATGGCCATGCTGGTCATCTCTTCCGAGCTCGACGAAGTGGTGGCCTATTCCTCGCGCATCGTGGTGATGCGCGACCGCCAGATGGTCGCCGAACTGCGCGGCCGCAACATCAATCCCGGCGTCATCGTCCAGGCGATCGCCAATAATCCCGAAGAGGCCGTGCCATGA
- a CDS encoding ABC transporter substrate-binding protein produces the protein MTSVAIAQDNLSGLTVGFSQIGSESGWRAAETSVTKQQAEERGIDLKFADAQQKQENQIKAIRGFIAQGVDAILVAPVVATGWEDVLTEAKEAEIPVMLLDRGVDAPEDLYLTSVASDQVLEGRTAGEWLVAEVGDADCKIVELQGTVGSTPAINRKQGFEEAIAGHANLTIARSQTGDFTRAKGKEVMEGFIKAENGGADICAVYAHNDDMAVGAIQAIKDAGLKPGTDIKVVSIDGVPDIFSAMVAGEANATVELTPNMAGPAFDALSAYLADGTEPEKFIITESKLYTPADDPQAEYDTRKGLGY, from the coding sequence TTGACGTCTGTCGCCATTGCACAGGACAATCTGAGCGGTCTCACCGTCGGCTTCAGCCAGATCGGCTCGGAGTCCGGCTGGCGCGCTGCTGAAACCTCGGTGACCAAGCAGCAGGCCGAGGAACGCGGCATCGACCTCAAATTTGCCGATGCCCAGCAGAAGCAGGAAAACCAGATCAAGGCGATCCGTGGCTTCATCGCCCAGGGCGTTGACGCCATCCTGGTGGCCCCCGTCGTCGCCACCGGCTGGGAAGACGTGCTGACCGAGGCCAAGGAAGCCGAAATCCCCGTGATGCTGCTCGACCGCGGCGTCGACGCACCAGAAGATCTCTACCTGACCTCGGTGGCTTCCGATCAGGTGCTCGAAGGCCGTACGGCCGGCGAATGGCTGGTTGCCGAAGTGGGCGATGCCGACTGCAAGATCGTCGAACTGCAGGGCACCGTGGGTTCGACCCCGGCCATCAATCGCAAGCAGGGCTTCGAGGAGGCCATTGCCGGCCATGCCAACCTGACCATTGCCCGCAGCCAGACCGGCGACTTCACCCGTGCCAAGGGCAAGGAAGTCATGGAAGGCTTTATCAAGGCCGAAAACGGCGGCGCCGACATCTGCGCGGTCTATGCCCACAATGACGACATGGCCGTCGGCGCCATCCAGGCGATCAAGGATGCGGGCCTCAAGCCTGGCACCGACATCAAGGTCGTCTCGATCGACGGCGTGCCGGACATCTTCTCGGCCATGGTCGCCGGCGAAGCCAATGCTACGGTGGAACTGACACCCAACATGGCCGGCCCCGCCTTCGACGCGCTCTCGGCCTATCTTGCCGATGGCACGGAACCGGAAAAGTTCATCATCACCGAGTCCAAGCTCTATACGCCCGCCGACGACCCGCAGGCCGAATACGACACCCGCAAGGGTCTTGGCTACTGA